From a single Seriola aureovittata isolate HTS-2021-v1 ecotype China chromosome 18, ASM2101889v1, whole genome shotgun sequence genomic region:
- the LOC130186639 gene encoding synaptic vesicle glycoprotein 2C-like, which yields MDETHNNRTSLVKGAKDIAKEAKRHAAKNFSKAVDRASDEYSTHRSYNRFKNEDEEENNYNSYTQQDGHYADNAANDEDGASSDATEGHDDEDEIYEGEYQGVPAYNDGKLRDGQVALGQPVSDSAKSRKELENERQADEEELAQQYELIMQECGHGRFQWQLFFVLGLALMSDGVEVFVVGFVLPSAETDMCVPNSGAGWLGSIVYLGMMFGAFFWGGLSDKLGRKQCLLISMSVNGFFAFLSSFVQGYSMFLLCRMVSGFGIGGAVPIVFSYFAEVLAREKRGEHLSWLCMFWMIGGIYASAMAWAIIPHYGWSFSMGSAYQFHSWRVFVVVCALPCVSAVVALTFMPESPRFYLEMGKHDEAWMVLKHIHDTNMRARGEPERVFTVNRIKIPKQLDELVEMQNESANPVLKVLFKIKAELRGIWLTFMRCFNYPVKDNTMKLAAVWFTLSFGYYGLSVWFPDVIKHLQADEYASRVKIHNNERIEDFTFNFTLENQIQRNSVFMNDRFITMKFKSVTFIDSSFINCYFEDVSSVGSSFNNCTIVDCFFYNTDVDDTKLTNSRVINSSFHHNKTGCQMTFEDDYSAYWVYFVNFLGTLAVLPGNIVSALLMDKIGRLSMLGGSMVLSGISCFFLWFGTSESMMIFMLCLYNGLSISAWNSLDVVTTELYPTDRRGTGFGFCNAMCKLAAVLGNLIFGSLVGITKAIPILLASSVLVGGGLVGLRLPDTRANVLM from the exons ATGGATGAAACGCACAACAACAGGACTTCCTTGGTCAAAGGTGCCAAGGACATTGCTAAAGAAGCCAAGAGGCACGCTGCCAAAAACTTCAGCAAAGCTGTTGATCGCGCCTCAGATGAATACTCCACTCATCGCAGCTACAACCGCTTCAAGAACGAGGACGAAGAAGAGAACAACTACAACTCTTACACTCAGCAAGACGGCCACTACGCCGACAATGCAGCCAATGACGAGGACGGGGCCTCCAGCGACGCCACGGAGGGCCACGACGATGAAGACGAGATCTACGAGGGGGAGTACCAAGGCGTGCCCGCCTACAACGATGGGAAGCTGCGGGACGGTCAGGTGGCTCTGGGCCAGCCGGTTTCTGACAGCGCCAAGAGCCGCAAGGAGCTGGAAAATGAGAGACAGGCGGACGAGGAGGAGCTGGCCCAGCAGTACGAGCTCATCATGCAGGAGTGTGGCCACGGGAGATTCCAGTGGCAGCTGTTCTTTGTACTCGGGCTTGCGCTCATGTCAGACGGCGTGGAGGTGTTCGTGGTGGGCTTTGTCCTGCCCAGTGCTGAGACAGACATGTGCGTCCCCAACTCTGGAGCCGGATGGCTGG gtAGCATAGTGTATCTGGGGATGATGTTTGGAGCCTTTTTCTGGGGCGGCCTGTCAGACAAGTTGGGCCGTAAACAGTGCCTGCTGATATCCATGTCCGTCAACGGCTTCTTcgccttcctctcctccttcgtTCAAGGCTACAGCATGTTCCTCCTCTGCCGCATGGTGTCTGGCTTTGG GATTGGTGGAGCTGTGCCAATAGTATTCTCGTACTTTGCGGAGGTGTTGGCtcgagagaagagaggagagcatCTGAGCTGGCTCTGCATGTTCTGGATGATCGGAGGGATTTATGCCTCAGCCATGGCCTGGGCCATCATCCCACACTACG GCTGGAGTTTCAGCATGGGCTCGGCCTACCAGTTCCACAGCTGGAGAGtgtttgtggtggtgtgtgCGCTGCCGTGCGTCTCCGCAGTGGTCGCTCTCACTTTTATGCCTGAGAGCCCCCGCTTCTAcctggag ATGGGTAAACACGACGAGGCCTGGATGGTGCTCAAACACATCCACGACACCAACATGCGCGCCCGCGGAGAGCCGGAGAGAGTCTTCACT GTGAACCGGATAAAAATCCCCAAACAGCTGGACGAGCTGGTGGAGATGCAGAATGAGTCAGCCAACCCTGTGCTCAAGGTCCTCTTCAAGATCAAGGCCGAGCTCAGAGGA ATCTGGTTGACTTTTATGAGATGCTTCAACTACCCAGTAAAGGACAACACTATGAAACTGGCTGCAGTCTGGTTCACTCTGTCTTTTGG GTACTACGGGCTGTCTGTGTGGTTCCCTGACGTCATCAAGCACCTTCAGGCCGACGAGTACGCCTCCAGAGTGAAGATCCACAACAACGAACGCATTGAAGACTTCACCTTCAACTTCACCCTGGAGAACCAGATCCAAAGAAACTCTGTCTTTATGAACgacag gtTCATCACTATGAAGTTCAAGTCGGTCACGTTCATCGACTCGTCTTTCATCAACTGTTATTTTGAAGACGTCTCCTCAGTGGGATCTTCCTTCAATAACTGCACCATTGTGGACTGCTTCTTCTACAACACGG ATGTCGATGACACCAAGCTCACGAATTCAAGGGTGATCAACAGCTCCTTCCACCACAACAAGACGGGCTGTCAGATGACCTTTGAAGATGATTACAGCGCCTACTGGGTTTACTTCGTCAACTTCCTGGGAACGCTGGCCGTGCTGCCTGGAAACATCGTCTCTGCTCTCCTCATGGACAAAATAGGGCGTCTTAGCATGTTGG GAGGCTCCATGGTGCTGTCAGGCATCAGCTGCTTCTTCCTCTGGTTCGGCACCAGCGAGTCCATGATGATCTTCATGCTGTGTCTCTACAACGGCCTCAGCATCTCCGCCTGGAACTCCCTGGATGTGGTCACCACTGAGCTGTACCCGACAGACAGGAG GGGCACAGGATTTGGCTTCTGTAACGCCATGTGTAAGCTGGCAGCCGTGCTGGGCAACCTGATCTTTGGCTCGCTGGTTGGCATCACCAAGGCTATCCCCATCCTGCTGGCATCGTCCGTGCTGGTTGGCGGCGGCCTGGTGGGGCTCCGACTGCCAGACACTCGTGCCAATGTCCTCATGTAA